The sequence below is a genomic window from Bacillota bacterium.
GAGGGAACCGAGCATGATGCCGATGACCGAAGGCACCACAATCAGGGGCAGACAGGCGCCGGAATTAAGATAAACCCAAGCGGCCGAGGTGTCGGTGATGGACAGCAGGAACTTGCTGGTCGCCACCGAGATCTTAAGCGGCGCGCCCATCAGGAGGTTCAACACCGGAACGTTCGCCCAGCCGGCGCCGAGACCGAACATCCCGG
It includes:
- a CDS encoding sulfite exporter TauE/SafE family protein; translated protein: GMFGLGAGWANVPVLNLLMGAPLKISVATSKFLLSITDTSAAWVYLNSGACLPLIVVPSVIGIMLGSLVGVRIIAVTKPKAVRWIVIVMLFVAGTKPLYDGIKLLRS